The proteins below are encoded in one region of Rhodospirillaceae bacterium:
- a CDS encoding methylenetetrahydrofolate reductase [NAD(P)H] has translation MTIHGSPSGPLPFVPTRHPAPQLSFEFFPPNTETMTARLWETVLRLAPLHPRFVSVTYGAGGSTRQRTHETVTRIQRETDLEPAAHLTCIDATREEVDAVARDYWAAGIRHIVALRGDPPEGAPRYVPHAGGYAYAADLVDGLKRIADFEISVAAYPETHPEAKSEQADLDNLKRKIDAGASRAITQYFFDVDVYFRFLDRVRDAGITVPIVPGIMPVSNFAQIVRFSAMCGTTVPSWLCELFEGLENDPETRKLVGATVAAEQCRLLQAQGIDAFHFYTLNRADLTYAISHVLGARPSPQAEKTP, from the coding sequence ATGACGATCCATGGAAGTCCGTCGGGACCGCTTCCCTTCGTGCCGACCCGTCATCCGGCACCGCAACTTTCCTTCGAGTTTTTTCCGCCCAACACCGAGACAATGACGGCCCGACTCTGGGAAACCGTGTTGCGGCTGGCACCGCTGCATCCGCGTTTTGTCTCGGTGACCTATGGCGCCGGCGGCAGCACCCGGCAGCGCACCCATGAAACCGTCACCCGCATTCAGCGCGAAACGGATTTGGAACCGGCGGCCCATCTCACCTGCATTGACGCAACGCGGGAAGAAGTCGATGCGGTGGCACGGGATTATTGGGCGGCTGGCATTCGCCATATCGTCGCTCTGCGCGGCGATCCGCCCGAAGGGGCGCCGCGCTATGTTCCCCACGCCGGGGGCTATGCCTATGCCGCCGATCTGGTCGATGGTCTAAAGCGCATCGCGGATTTTGAAATTTCCGTTGCCGCCTACCCGGAAACCCACCCGGAAGCGAAAAGCGAACAGGCGGATCTGGACAATCTGAAACGAAAAATCGATGCGGGCGCGTCGCGTGCCATCACGCAATATTTTTTCGATGTCGATGTCTATTTCCGGTTTCTCGATCGGGTGCGTGACGCGGGTATTACGGTCCCCATCGTGCCCGGCATCATGCCGGTTTCGAACTTCGCTCAGATTGTCCGTTTCAGCGCCATGTGTGGCACGACGGTTCCATCCTGGCTTTGCGAGCTGTTCGAGGGGCTGGAGAACGATCCTGAAACGCGCAAACTGGTTGGTGCGACGGTCGCGGCCGAACAATGCCGGCTTTTGCAGGCGCAAGGCATCGACGCGTTTCATTTTTACACCCTGAACCGGGCCGATTTGACGTACGCGATCAGCCACGTCCTTGGCGCACGGCCATCGCCCCAGGCGGAGAAAACCCCATGA